The DNA region GCGAGCTCTCTTTTTCCATTCGAGATAATTGAGAAAACGCCTCAATCGCTTGACCGACTTCGCCAATTCGGGCGAAATTGCAAGAAATCAAGGCAAGGATATGCGGGGTTGAAGGCGCCTTTTCATAAAGACGCAACGCAATTTCGAGTGATTCTCGGTGGCTGCCTTTGTAATATAGAAGCCAGGAAAGATGGTTGAAAAAGAAGTTGCGAATGACTCGGTTTTGCATGCCGTGTGATTTGAGCACTTGTTGAATTCCTTCTAACAGATACTTCTCTGCATCGTCATACGCCCCATCCATCATTTCGCATGTGGCTTTATCCAATAAACCGACCGCTGTTTTGTTCTTCTTATACGATCGCAGCAATAGTTTATTAACGAGTTTCGGGCGCTGTTTAACAAGATAGCAAAAATAATGGTATCGAAAAGGAAAATGAAACCGAATGAAAGCGATCGCTGTCATCGCAATGACACCAATCACAACAGATAAAGGGGATAACTCCAAAAGTCCCATAGCAAAACCTCGCTTATTTTATCATTCTATCATCCAGTATAGCGCATTGTCATTTATATGAAAATGGACCGAACGGGGCTTGGGCGGTTGTTGTAAGCGGCGCCAATCGTGTGGTTTAACTTGGCTAGTTGGCAACTTCATTGTATGCATGGACAAACCAAAACATGTCTGGATCTCTCGTCGACGACTGTTTTCGGCGCGTAGTTTCATATTATAATAAAAAGACAATAAAAAAGAAAAGAAAGTTGGGGTTACGCGGGATGGAACAATTTAAAGAGAGTGTGTATCAATTAATTGTGGAGACATCGACAAATTTACCGCCGGACGTAAGAAGGGCGATTGTGAAGGCGCAGCAACAAGAGGACGCGGGCACTCGAGCCGCATTGTCATTGTCGACGATCGCGGGCAATATTGAGACGGCGGAAGTCAATCAATCTCCGATTTGTCAAGATACAGGGATGCCCACGTTTGAAATTAAAACGCCTGTTGCTACAAACCAGCTAGAAATGAAACAGGTTATTGAAGAGGCGATTGCTCTCGCCACAAAAAACGGAATACTACGGCCCAATTCGGTTGATTCGTTAACAGGGGAAAATACGGGTAACAACTTAGGACCTGGAGCGCCGGTGTTTCACTTTGAACAATGGGAAAAAGACGAAATTGAACTAAGACTCATTTTAAAAGGGGGCGGCTGCGAGAACAAAAACATTCAATATAGTCTGCCTTGTGAGTTGGAAGGCATCGGACGGGCGAGTCGTGATTTGGACGGGATTAGAAAATGTATTTTGCATAGTGTTTATCAAGCGCAAGGACAGGGGTGTTCCGCTGGCTTTATCGGCGTCGGGGTTGGCGGTGATCGAACGACGGGTTACGCGTTGGCAAAAGAACAATTGTTCCGAACGGTCGATGATGTCAATCCAATTGAATCGTTAGCGAAATTAGAAGATTATATTATGGAAAAAGCGAATGAGCTCGGCATTGGCACGATGGGCTTTGGCGGGCAAGCGACTTTATTAGGCTGTAAAGTTGGCGTTTTGAACCGTTTGCCTGCGAGCTTTTTTGTCTCTGTCGCTTACAATTGCTGGGCTTATCGTCGACAAGGAATTACGGTTGATCCGCAATCGGGTTTGATTAAGGCATGGTTGTACAAAGATGGTGAAGTGAAAATGTCGACTGGGACAGACCAGCAGGCTGCCAATGGGCGCGAGCGCAAGGAAGTGATTGAACTAGAAGCGCCGATTACCGAGGAAAAAATTCGTTCATTAGAAGTGGGCGATGTTGTCATGATTAACGGTCCGATGTATACGGGACGCGACGCTTTGCACAAGCACCTGACCGAAAATGATTCGCCTGTTGACCTCAATGGCGGGGTGCTTTATCATTGCGGCCCTGTGATGTTGAAAGATGACAAGGACGAGTGGCAAGTGAAGGCGGCGGGTCCAACGACGAGTATTCGCGAGGAGCCATACCAAGCGGACCTAATTAAGAAATTTGGCATCCGCGCTGTGATTGGCAAAGGCGGGATGGGGGCGAGAACGCTTGCGGCGCTTAAAGAACATGGCGGTGTTTATTTGAATGCGATCGGCGGCGCGGCGCAGTATTATGCTCAATGTATCGAAAAAGTGGAAGGTGTCGATTTCCTTGAATTCGGAATCCCAGAAGCGATGTGGCATTTGCGTGTGAAAGGATTTACAGCGATTGTGACAATGGATGCCAATGGCAACAGTCTACACGCGGATGTGGAAAAGAGTTCACTCGAAAAACTAGCTGATTTAAGAGATCCCGTCTTTTAAGTTTTATGATGTCTAGAAAGTTGGCGCGGACCGACTTTCTAGACATCTTTTTAATTTGAATGGCGGGCTGTTTATTGTTGCTTCAATTGTTCTTGGGCGAGTCGGACCATTTCTTTGACCATCGAACCGCCAATTTTACCGCCGATCTTCCCAGCGTCTTTTGACTCAAGGTGTCCGTTGTACCCTTTTTGCAAGGGAATCCCTAAACTTTGCGCCACTTCGTATTTCAACTCTGCCGGGTTGTCCGTTTGATAACCTTCTTTTTTCATGACATTCGTTTTAAAACGATCCATCGCTTGGCGGGCCTTGGGAACAAGTAACCGATTGCGTGAAGCCATCTATGCATCCCTCCTTGTCAGCAAGCTTATCTGTAGTTTGTCCTATTCTGGCTAAAATCCAAATTGGCGACAGATTGAAATTAACGGGAAGGAATGGGATACTATATTATGGGAAAAGATTCCGAAATGGAGGAATGACGAGTGGATTGGCAAATGGATTTATTTAAAACGTTAACAGAAGCGCCAGGAGCTCCAGGTTTTGAGGGGCCGGTTCGCGAAATTATGGAAGAACATTTAACACAGTATTCAGAGAAACTGATCTATGATAATTTAGGTAGCGTGTTTGGGGTCAAAACGGGGGATGCTTCGGGGCCGCGCATTATGGTGGCGGGTCATATGGATGAGGTTGCGTTCATGGTGAAGCGAATCAATGAACAAGGTTTTATTCAATTTCAAACGCTTGGCGGTTGGTGGAGTCAAGTTCTGTTGGCTCAACGCGTCGAAGTGATGACGGACAATGGACCGTTGCCAGGTGTGATTGGATCGATTCCACCTCACGTGTTGGACGAACAAGCGAGAAGAAAACCGATGCAAATAAACAAGATGTTTATCGATATTGGCGCGGATAGTAAAGAACATGCGGAGCAACTCGGAGTCAAACCGGGTCAGCCGATCATTCCCGTTTGTCCGTTTACGGTCATGGCGGACGATCAAAAGCTACTGGCCAAAGCATGGGACAATCGATACGGTTGCGCTTTGAGCATTGAATTGTTAAGAGAGATTCAAAACGTACCTCATCCCAACCTCATTTTCTCTGGAGCGACGGTTCAAGAAGAAGTCGGGTTAAGAGGAGCGGCAACGTCAGCCAATTTGTTGGACCCTGACTTGTTTATCGGTCTCGACGCTAGCGCGGCGGGGGACATTCCTGGTCTGACGGAAGGCATGGGGAAATTAGGCGGCGGCTTACTCATGAGAATCTACGATCGAACAATGATCACTCACCCTGGATTAAGGGATTATGTGATTGATCTGTGTGAGGCGGAAGGAATTAAGTATCAGTTCTTTGTTTCGATGGGCGGGACAGATGCTGGCCGCGTTCACACTTCAGGACAAGGGGTTCCGTCGATTGTGATCGGTATTCCCGCGCGTTACATTCACAGTCATACGTCGATTATTCACAAGGATGATTATGAAGCGGCGAAAAAATTGTTGCTGTCGTTAGTGAAAAAGATGGATCAGACGACGTTGCAACAAATCAAACAAAGGTAGGAATCAAGCGTGCAACATCACCTTTATTTACTTAAAAACGAAGCGAGCGATACGCTTACGACCTATACATACCGATTTGATGATCACACCTTTTCTCCCGCAAATCAAGTGTTGACCCGTCTGTTTAGACAGATGATATTGGCGGTGGAATCGGAGTTGACCCTTTTGGAAGCAGAGTATATAGATCACCAGATGGTTCAGTTGGTCGGTCTGAAGCGCGCTCAGGAAATTTTGGCTTTACTCGGGGCAAACAAACAAAACATCGTTGAAAATAAAAAGGAGAACATCGTGTTAAGCCGCAGCTTCCGCGTCCCCTTAACGGCTGAGGCTCTCCACTATTTTAAACGTATCCAAGATCTTGAAGAATTAAGCGCCTATCGTCTTTGCTCGGATCAGACTGTAAAGGTAGAGGTGTATTTCGCGAAAGAGATGAAGGCCTCATTTACAGGGCAAGAAGAGGAGAGATTCCTTCAATTGATCGCAGATGAATCGCTACCAATTCGGGTGCTTAGTTAAGTTTACGCATTACGTCGCGGCGAAAACGATAGGAAGGACCTGAGTGTTAAAGCTCGGGTCTTCTTTTCGTTCATAGAATGTGATAAACTAGGAAATATGAGTAACGGAATCGAGGGGGGAATAAACAGTGTCGCCAATGACCGCAATCGAAATTCAGCAAAGAGCCATCCAAATGTTACAAGAAGATGCTGATAAAATTTTGAAGCTGATCGAGGTTCAGTTGGACAATCTTACGATGCCTCAATGCCCTCTGTATGAAGAAGTATTGGATACGCAAATGTTTGGCTTATCGAGAGAAATAGACTTTGCTGTCCGTTTGAAGCTCATTCAAGAGGATACAGGAAGAAGAATCCTTTCCGAACTCGAGCGGAAACTATCTAAGCTCAACCGATAAAACCAACGGACGTAGTGAGAATTGAGCGCTCCTTTGTGGAGGGTTTACATATAGACAACAAAAGAGGGAAAGATTCGCTCTTTCCCGTAGGGTAGCTAAAAGTATTTAAACAGAAGTATAAAGTGTAGGGTGACTGTTCATTTCTCCTAGTGTATGGTCCATCTTTAAAAAAAGTGATTTTTGGTCACAATAGAGAAAATGAGACCAATAGGAGGAGTGTGCGTTGACTCAAGCTTTCTTTTGTCCAAATTGCAAAACTAACCGCACCCGTTTTAATTTAATTGAACAAGTTTCGAAATCAGTCAAGGTTGATCCCGCTACAGGCGCGATCGTTGAGACGTATGAGCAACACATTAAGGATCCGTTTCATGCCCCTTATCGGGGACCGAGTCATAAAGTCCAATGCGCGACATGCGGAGTTATTTCTGATGAAGAACTTTTTATCAAAGCCGCGCAAAATTATCCGCGTGGTGAAATATAACGAACTAAAAAAAGAGGCCGTCCCTGTAGAATCGGGAGGAGCCTCTTTTTTTTTTTAATTACAAAAGATATGTTTTCCGATTTTTTTAATCTGCGGTCTTGTCCAAATCCAAGGGGAAGTCGCTGTATCTGGATTAAAGTAGTAAATTGCTTTTCCAGTCGGATCCCAACCATTGATCGCGTCACGCACCGCTTTTTTAGCCGTCTCATTCGGAGTTAGCCAAATTTGTCCATCCGCGACAGCTGTAAAGGCCCTTGGTTCGAAGATGACGCCAGACGGCGTATTTGGAAATGAAGTGTGTTTGACGCGGTTGAGGATTACAGCGGCGACAGCGACCTGACCAATATAGGGTTCCCCGCGCGCTTCACCATACACGGCGTTCGCCATAATTTTGAGATCATTCTCTGAAAGACCATGTGGTTTATATGTTGTTTCGGTTTGAGTCGGTTTTGTCGGAGTGGGAGCGGGGTTTGTATTTCCGCCAGGTTTCCAGTTTTTTGTCGCTTCCCACAACTTTAATTTTGTCTTCGATCCGGCCACACCATCTACCTTCATTCCAAATTGATGTTGAAAATTTCGTAAGGCCCAATACGTGCCAGAACCGAACTTTCCGTCGACCGCCCCTTTATAAAATCCAAGAAATTTTAGCCTTCCTTGTAATTCTAAAACATCCTGACCTGTTGCTCCTTGTTTAATCGTCGCGCTGCTAAAGGTTTCTGTATTATGTACAGTAAACCAGACGCCAACTCCCGTTCCAAGCAAGCCGAGAACGAGTAAAGTGAGTAACATTTTTCTCATGATCAATAGCTCCTCCTATGTTATTAATTCCTAAACGAACGAAAGTAAATAAGTACATCGGTCTTATTTTGAGCGAAAAGGCTGGAAATAATGTATGAACGTCATTTAACAAAATAAGAGGAGTTTAATCGATCTATGGAGAAATAAAATAATAATAGTAAGAAATTCAAAAAATCAGTCCCAATCGCCTAGATTGCAGAATAAACTAGGTAGTAAATAAGGAGGGATAGACTTGGCCGAAATGAAAGATCGCGGGACAGTAAGGATTGCTGATGATGTGGTTGCCGTAATCGCTGCGATCGCGGCGGAAGAAACAGAAGGTGTAGCGAGCATGTCTGGCGGGATTGCGCAAGGTTTTGCTCGAAGAGTGAGCGGTAAAAATGTACACCGTGGCGTTCATGTCAAAGTTGACGAAGTGGAAGCAAGGATCAATCTTCACGTTATTTTAAATTACGGTGTGAAAATGGACCAAGTCTGTAAAGATTTGCAGTACCGCGTCAAGGAAGCCGTAGAAATGATGACTGGATTGCAACTCGTGGAGGTAAATGTCAAGGTCGAGGGGATTGAATTAAAGGACGACAGTCCCACGCCTCAACCACTTGTTTCTTCTCGTGTCAGGTAATGGGATGAATGAACAAATAGATTGGGGATCTAGCGGGAGTTTCGCCGCTTAATTTGTATGGTTGCCTTAGGATCTCGGGATTTACGGCAATCCAGTGGTAGTTCGGCGCATTTAACAGGAGAAACTCCGCTTAATTTGTATGGTTGCCTTAGGATCTTGGGATTTACGGCGATCCAGTGGTAGTTCGACGCATTTAACAGGAGAAACTCCGCTTAATTTGGTCTGATGTCGGTCGCCTGCCATCTCTCCCAAAGCTATCCATAAAAAGTAGGCATAGGAAAACAAAACGTTTTCCTATGCCTACTTAGTTTGCGCTTCCGAAAAGACGCCATTCTATTTTAATGACTCAATTTACGCAATTGTTGTTCTTGTCGTTGGGCTCGTTTCTTAAACGTTTCCCTTGAAATACTGAGCACAATTCCCATGCTTGTCATAAAAACAAGCAATGAGGAGCCGCCATAACTAACAAACGGAAGCGGGACGCCAGTAATCGGCATGGAACCGGTCACTCCGCCGATATTGATAATAGCTTGGATGCCGATCATGCTTACAACTCCAATCCCAACCAATAAGCCGAATGTATCTTCACATCTTAAGGTAATAAGGATGATGCGCCATAGAAAGAGGACGAAAAACAGAATGAACAAAGCGCATCCAAAAAAACCAATTTCCTCAGCGATAACGGAAAAAATAAAGTCTGTTTGCGGATACGGTAAGTAAAGGTATTTCTGAATGCTCTTCCCAAAACCTGCCCCGGAGAGTCCGCCATTGGCGATCGCATAGAAGGATTGAATGAGATGATAACCTTGTTCAAGTCCGTTCATCCCATCGTTCCAAGGATTAATAAAAGTTTTGATTCTCGCCAGTCGATAGGGGGCGGCGACGGCAAAAATAATCAACGCAACGGAAGCGACCCCGCACAACATGCCGAGATGTTTCAGGTGGGCGCCGCCTGAAAACATGATAACGACAGCCGTGAACAAAATAATCGAGGTTGTCCCGAGATCTGGCTGAAGCATAACCATGCCGCAAAAGGCAGTTGTCGCGATGAGGGCAGGAGCAAGTCCTTGTTTCCACATGCGAAACCGATCCCCTTTTTTGGCGATCAGGCCAGCTAAGTAAATAATCAATCCCAGTTTTGCAAATTCTGCGGGCTGAATGGAAAAAGATTTCCCGATCCCTAACCAACTTCGCGCCCCATTAATCTTCATCCCCAACGGCGTAAACAAAAGAAGGAGGAGAATGAAGGAGCCAATAGCGATCGTTGGAAATTTCTGTTTATAGACGGTGTACGGAATGTTCATCGTGAATAGCATGGCAATAAAGCCAAGTATGGCCCAAATCGCTTGTTTTTTTACAAAATAGAGACTGTCATTATTATAATCGGGGTTGTAGTAGGCTAGTATGTAACTAGAACTAAAAAC from Ammoniphilus oxalaticus includes:
- a CDS encoding tetratricopeptide repeat protein gives rise to the protein MGLLELSPLSVVIGVIAMTAIAFIRFHFPFRYHYFCYLVKQRPKLVNKLLLRSYKKNKTAVGLLDKATCEMMDGAYDDAEKYLLEGIQQVLKSHGMQNRVIRNFFFNHLSWLLYYKGSHRESLEIALRLYEKAPSTPHILALISCNFARIGEVGQAIEAFSQLSRMEKESSPTLLTCRAEIEAAKGNPKKAVKLFHQAKNKKSYASICFIMYEIEQRIGQLTKTA
- a CDS encoding fumarate hydratase codes for the protein MEQFKESVYQLIVETSTNLPPDVRRAIVKAQQQEDAGTRAALSLSTIAGNIETAEVNQSPICQDTGMPTFEIKTPVATNQLEMKQVIEEAIALATKNGILRPNSVDSLTGENTGNNLGPGAPVFHFEQWEKDEIELRLILKGGGCENKNIQYSLPCELEGIGRASRDLDGIRKCILHSVYQAQGQGCSAGFIGVGVGGDRTTGYALAKEQLFRTVDDVNPIESLAKLEDYIMEKANELGIGTMGFGGQATLLGCKVGVLNRLPASFFVSVAYNCWAYRRQGITVDPQSGLIKAWLYKDGEVKMSTGTDQQAANGRERKEVIELEAPITEEKIRSLEVGDVVMINGPMYTGRDALHKHLTENDSPVDLNGGVLYHCGPVMLKDDKDEWQVKAAGPTTSIREEPYQADLIKKFGIRAVIGKGGMGARTLAALKEHGGVYLNAIGGAAQYYAQCIEKVEGVDFLEFGIPEAMWHLRVKGFTAIVTMDANGNSLHADVEKSSLEKLADLRDPVF
- a CDS encoding alpha/beta-type small acid-soluble spore protein; the protein is MASRNRLLVPKARQAMDRFKTNVMKKEGYQTDNPAELKYEVAQSLGIPLQKGYNGHLESKDAGKIGGKIGGSMVKEMVRLAQEQLKQQ
- a CDS encoding M42 family metallopeptidase, with the translated sequence MDLFKTLTEAPGAPGFEGPVREIMEEHLTQYSEKLIYDNLGSVFGVKTGDASGPRIMVAGHMDEVAFMVKRINEQGFIQFQTLGGWWSQVLLAQRVEVMTDNGPLPGVIGSIPPHVLDEQARRKPMQINKMFIDIGADSKEHAEQLGVKPGQPIIPVCPFTVMADDQKLLAKAWDNRYGCALSIELLREIQNVPHPNLIFSGATVQEEVGLRGAATSANLLDPDLFIGLDASAAGDIPGLTEGMGKLGGGLLMRIYDRTMITHPGLRDYVIDLCEAEGIKYQFFVSMGGTDAGRVHTSGQGVPSIVIGIPARYIHSHTSIIHKDDYEAAKKLLLSLVKKMDQTTLQQIKQR
- a CDS encoding DUF1507 family protein, which translates into the protein MTAIEIQQRAIQMLQEDADKILKLIEVQLDNLTMPQCPLYEEVLDTQMFGLSREIDFAVRLKLIQEDTGRRILSELERKLSKLNR
- a CDS encoding DNA alkylation repair protein, with amino-acid sequence MTQAFFCPNCKTNRTRFNLIEQVSKSVKVDPATGAIVETYEQHIKDPFHAPYRGPSHKVQCATCGVISDEELFIKAAQNYPRGEI
- the sleB gene encoding spore cortex-lytic enzyme produces the protein MRKMLLTLLVLGLLGTGVGVWFTVHNTETFSSATIKQGATGQDVLELQGRLKFLGFYKGAVDGKFGSGTYWALRNFQHQFGMKVDGVAGSKTKLKLWEATKNWKPGGNTNPAPTPTKPTQTETTYKPHGLSENDLKIMANAVYGEARGEPYIGQVAVAAVILNRVKHTSFPNTPSGVIFEPRAFTAVADGQIWLTPNETAKKAVRDAINGWDPTGKAIYYFNPDTATSPWIWTRPQIKKIGKHIFCN
- a CDS encoding Asp23/Gls24 family envelope stress response protein; translated protein: MKDRGTVRIADDVVAVIAAIAAEETEGVASMSGGIAQGFARRVSGKNVHRGVHVKVDEVEARINLHVILNYGVKMDQVCKDLQYRVKEAVEMMTGLQLVEVNVKVEGIELKDDSPTPQPLVSSRVR
- the ftsW gene encoding putative lipid II flippase FtsW, whose protein sequence is MERRRGSPDFLLLFMTLALVGFGILMVFSSSYILAYYNPDYNNDSLYFVKKQAIWAILGFIAMLFTMNIPYTVYKQKFPTIAIGSFILLLLLFTPLGMKINGARSWLGIGKSFSIQPAEFAKLGLIIYLAGLIAKKGDRFRMWKQGLAPALIATTAFCGMVMLQPDLGTTSIILFTAVVIMFSGGAHLKHLGMLCGVASVALIIFAVAAPYRLARIKTFINPWNDGMNGLEQGYHLIQSFYAIANGGLSGAGFGKSIQKYLYLPYPQTDFIFSVIAEEIGFFGCALFILFFVLFLWRIILITLRCEDTFGLLVGIGVVSMIGIQAIINIGGVTGSMPITGVPLPFVSYGGSSLLVFMTSMGIVLSISRETFKKRAQRQEQQLRKLSH